The following are from one region of the Cetobacterium somerae genome:
- a CDS encoding LA_2272 family surface repeat-containing protein: MKKKLVTGLLGLSLASFGAESLELGLLSPTQLNGPSTSVKGVRLGLIYTENQNVEGLDVNIIANKKQNFKGLSIGSFYDRTEGNFEGAKLGWFFLPLTFNSVGGNMTGVQFGLINMVEHNTKGVQVGGANFTRTGTGVQFGFFNKANQIKGLQLGFVNMAENLQGLQIGLVNMADNSEVFEVLPILNFNFKF; encoded by the coding sequence ATGAAGAAGAAATTAGTAACAGGATTATTAGGATTATCATTAGCTTCTTTTGGAGCAGAGAGTTTAGAATTAGGGTTATTATCACCAACACAACTAAATGGACCATCAACAAGTGTAAAAGGTGTAAGATTAGGTCTTATATATACTGAAAATCAAAATGTAGAGGGATTAGATGTAAATATAATAGCTAATAAAAAACAAAATTTTAAAGGGTTATCAATAGGATCTTTTTATGATAGAACTGAGGGGAATTTCGAAGGAGCAAAATTAGGTTGGTTCTTTTTACCGTTAACATTTAATAGTGTTGGTGGAAATATGACTGGAGTTCAATTTGGATTAATTAACATGGTTGAGCATAACACAAAAGGTGTTCAAGTAGGAGGAGCTAACTTTACAAGAACTGGAACAGGAGTGCAGTTTGGTTTCTTTAATAAAGCTAATCAAATAAAAGGTTTACAATTAGGATTTGTAAATATGGCAGAAAACTTACAAGGTTTACAAATAGGATTAGTAAACATGGCAGATAATAGTGAAGTTTTTGAAGTATTACCAATATTAAACTTTAATTTCAAATTTTAA
- the rplS gene encoding 50S ribosomal protein L19 — translation MKEKLIQLVEQNYLRNDIPEFKAGDTIGVYYKVVEGNKERIQLFEGVVIRVNGGGIAKTFTIRKVTGGIGVERIIPMNSPMIDKIEVLKIGKVRRSKLYYLRGLSGKKARIKEIRK, via the coding sequence ATGAAAGAAAAATTAATTCAATTAGTAGAGCAAAACTACTTAAGAAACGACATTCCAGAATTCAAAGCTGGAGATACTATCGGAGTTTACTACAAAGTTGTAGAGGGTAACAAAGAGAGAATACAGTTATTCGAAGGTGTTGTAATTAGAGTAAATGGTGGAGGAATCGCTAAGACTTTCACAATAAGAAAAGTAACTGGTGGAATTGGAGTAGAGAGAATTATCCCTATGAACTCACCAATGATCGATAAGATCGAAGTTTTAAAGATCGGAAAAGTAAGAAGATCAAAACTTTACTACTTAAGAGGACTTTCTGGAAAGAAAGCAAGAATCAAAGAGATCAGAAAGTAA
- the lepB gene encoding signal peptidase I has translation MSRENIILNTIFYVILTAFFIYIFVKEKKIVAKIDKKRTIFEDYLVNKFNLNGKTSEKILRKIIKLVESLGSALILVLIIQKFYIGNFLVPTGSMIPTIVPKDRLFGNMVVYNFKAPEREDIIVFKEPIEDKVLYTKRLMGLPGEKVQIKYDRLFIDGKKISDREYTPLGELSYNEWIVPKKGDIITIEPGQNYNDTFEKENIDVAKVQSLLKENGAYVSQLLPDVKFLVNGVPTGMILDFIHDQEVLNKLLKGETVTKTLDEDYYLALGDNTNGSYDSRMWGFVKDSRIKGKALVRFWPLNRIGLLK, from the coding sequence ATGAGCAGAGAGAATATAATTTTAAATACAATATTTTATGTAATTTTAACAGCATTTTTTATATACATATTTGTAAAAGAAAAAAAGATTGTTGCTAAAATAGACAAAAAAAGAACCATATTTGAAGATTACCTTGTTAATAAATTTAATTTAAATGGGAAAACATCTGAAAAGATTTTAAGAAAAATTATTAAATTAGTTGAAAGTTTAGGAAGTGCATTAATTCTAGTTTTAATTATTCAAAAATTCTACATAGGAAATTTTTTAGTACCAACTGGATCAATGATACCAACTATTGTTCCCAAAGATAGACTTTTTGGAAATATGGTAGTATATAATTTTAAAGCTCCAGAAAGAGAAGATATAATTGTTTTTAAAGAACCTATTGAGGATAAAGTTTTATATACTAAAAGATTAATGGGATTACCTGGAGAAAAAGTACAAATAAAATATGATAGATTATTTATAGATGGAAAGAAGATATCAGATAGAGAGTATACTCCTTTAGGAGAGCTAAGTTACAATGAATGGATAGTTCCTAAAAAGGGAGATATAATAACAATTGAACCTGGACAAAATTATAATGATACATTTGAAAAAGAAAATATTGATGTAGCGAAAGTTCAGAGTCTTTTAAAAGAAAATGGAGCGTATGTGTCTCAACTATTACCAGATGTAAAATTTTTAGTAAATGGAGTACCAACAGGAATGATACTTGATTTTATACATGATCAAGAGGTTTTAAATAAATTATTAAAAGGTGAAACAGTGACAAAAACCTTAGATGAAGATTATTATTTAGCTTTAGGTGATAATACAAATGGTAGTTATGATTCGAGAATGTGGGGGTTTGTAAAAGATAGCAGAATTAAAGGAAAAGCTCTTGTAAGATTTTGGCCATTAAATAGAATAGGATTATTAAAATAA
- a CDS encoding GNAT family N-acetyltransferase translates to MIIEINKHDEEILKKINLLEQEIFIESYYTFETLKDMVNKKEYKILVFDEDVKGYLILHDSYDLYEVMKIAVEKEFRNKKIGEQLINFYLNNCEQNLFLEVRESNKIARNFYEKIGFVSVGKRKNYYPNGETAILMSLERN, encoded by the coding sequence ATGATTATAGAAATTAATAAGCATGATGAAGAGATATTAAAAAAAATTAATTTATTAGAACAAGAAATATTTATAGAAAGTTACTATACTTTTGAAACTTTAAAAGATATGGTAAATAAAAAAGAATATAAGATTTTAGTTTTTGATGAAGATGTAAAAGGATATTTAATTTTACATGATTCATACGATCTTTATGAAGTAATGAAGATAGCTGTAGAAAAAGAGTTTAGAAATAAGAAAATAGGTGAACAGTTAATAAATTTTTATTTAAATAATTGTGAGCAAAATTTATTTTTAGAAGTTAGAGAAAGTAATAAAATAGCAAGAAATTTTTATGAAAAAATAGGATTTGTAAGTGTAGGAAAAAGAAAAAATTATTATCCTAATGGAGAAACCGCAATTTTGATGTCGTTAGAAAGAAATTAA
- the purB gene encoding adenylosuccinate lyase — protein sequence MNKEIYSNPLAERYSSKEMLEIFSPKFKFSTWRKLWYVLAETEKELGLDITDEQLAQMKANIDNIDYELADEMEKKFRHDVMAHVHTFGTAAPKAMPIIHLGATSAYVGDNTDLIQIKEGLSILKKKLINVMDGLAKFSNEYKDLPTLGFTHFQAAQLTTVGKRATLWLQSLILDLEELEFRQDTLRFRGVKGTTGTQASFQELFNGDYKKVKELDERVAEKMGFNKRFLVTGQTYDRKIDSEISNLLSNIAQSAHKFTNDLRLLQHLKEIEEPFEKSQIGSSAMAYKRNPMRSERISSLAKFVIALQQSTAMTASTQWFERTLDDSANKRLALPQGFLAVDAILIIWKNILEGLVVYPKMIEKHIMAELPFMATEYIIMEGVKKGGDRQELHELIRVHSMEAGKQVKVEGLENDLIERIINDLSFDIDREKLMEILDPKNFIGFAPAQVVDFLETEVNPILEKNKELLGMNTDLKV from the coding sequence ATGAACAAAGAAATTTATTCGAATCCTTTAGCCGAAAGATATAGCTCAAAGGAGATGCTAGAAATATTTTCACCAAAATTTAAATTTTCAACTTGGAGAAAATTATGGTATGTTTTAGCTGAAACTGAAAAGGAGCTAGGGCTTGATATTACAGATGAGCAACTAGCACAAATGAAAGCTAATATAGATAATATTGATTATGAACTAGCAGATGAAATGGAGAAAAAATTTAGACATGACGTAATGGCCCATGTACATACATTTGGAACAGCCGCACCTAAAGCTATGCCAATAATTCACTTAGGTGCAACAAGTGCTTATGTTGGAGATAACACAGACTTAATTCAAATAAAAGAAGGATTAAGTATTTTAAAGAAAAAATTAATTAATGTTATGGATGGATTAGCAAAGTTTTCTAATGAATATAAAGATTTGCCAACATTAGGCTTTACACATTTCCAAGCTGCACAATTAACAACAGTTGGTAAAAGAGCAACACTTTGGTTACAAAGTTTAATTTTAGATTTAGAAGAGCTAGAATTTAGACAAGATACTTTAAGATTTAGAGGTGTAAAGGGAACTACTGGAACACAAGCATCATTCCAAGAGTTATTTAACGGAGATTATAAAAAAGTAAAAGAGTTAGATGAAAGAGTTGCAGAAAAAATGGGCTTTAATAAAAGATTTTTAGTTACAGGACAAACATATGATAGAAAAATCGATTCTGAAATATCAAATCTATTAAGTAACATAGCTCAGTCTGCTCATAAGTTTACAAATGATTTAAGATTGTTACAGCATTTAAAAGAAATAGAAGAGCCATTTGAAAAAAGCCAAATTGGATCATCTGCAATGGCTTATAAAAGAAACCCAATGAGAAGTGAAAGAATATCTTCTTTAGCAAAGTTTGTAATAGCGTTACAACAAAGTACTGCTATGACAGCATCAACTCAGTGGTTTGAAAGAACTCTTGATGATTCAGCAAATAAAAGATTAGCATTACCACAAGGATTTTTAGCTGTAGATGCAATATTAATCATTTGGAAAAATATATTAGAAGGATTAGTAGTTTATCCTAAGATGATAGAAAAGCATATAATGGCAGAACTTCCATTTATGGCAACAGAGTATATAATAATGGAAGGTGTAAAAAAAGGTGGAGATAGACAAGAGCTTCATGAATTAATAAGAGTTCATTCGATGGAAGCAGGAAAACAAGTTAAAGTTGAAGGATTAGAAAATGATTTAATTGAAAGAATTATTAATGATTTATCTTTTGATATAGATAGAGAAAAATTAATGGAAATTTTAGACCCTAAAAACTTTATTGGATTTGCTCCAGCACAAGTAGTAGATTTCTTAGAAACAGAAGTAAATCCTATTCTTGAAAAGAATAAAGAATTATTAGGAATGAATACTGACTTAAAGGTGTAG
- a CDS encoding Gx transporter family protein: MTDKRRRYLTAFVLLALYLSLIETLIPKPFPWMKLGLANIATIIALEKFDEKMAIEILLLRIFIQGMMLGTLFSPSFIISLISGGASTLLTILLFRYRENLSLIAICIAGAFVHNLTQLIVVYFLLFRSISIMSKSIFIFIWGFLFMGCVSGLITGYICEKLQLRRERVLK, encoded by the coding sequence ATGACAGATAAAAGAAGGAGATATCTAACAGCATTTGTGCTATTAGCTCTTTATTTATCACTGATAGAAACTTTAATTCCAAAACCATTTCCTTGGATGAAGCTTGGATTAGCTAATATTGCAACGATAATAGCTTTAGAAAAATTTGATGAGAAGATGGCAATAGAGATATTGTTACTTCGAATTTTTATTCAAGGAATGATGTTAGGAACACTTTTTTCACCAAGCTTTATAATAAGTTTAATTTCAGGAGGGGCTAGTACCCTCTTGACCATTTTATTATTTAGATATAGAGAAAATCTATCGCTGATTGCTATTTGTATAGCAGGAGCTTTTGTACATAATTTAACACAACTTATAGTTGTTTACTTTTTGCTTTTTAGAAGTATTAGTATTATGAGTAAATCAATTTTCATATTTATTTGGGGATTTCTGTTTATGGGATGCGTTTCAGGGTTAATAACAGGGTACATATGTGAAAAATTACAACTTAGAAGGGAGAGAGTATTAAAATGA
- the glmM gene encoding phosphoglucosamine mutase: MRKYFGTDGIRGEANKELTVELALKLGYALGYTLKKEYPDKKRIRVIMGSDTRRSGYMLRSALTAGLNSMGINIDFVGVIPTPGVAYLTEKSTAKAGIMISASHNPAKDNGIKIFWEDGYKLPDEVELEIEKLMDNVEEITKDPIAGDEVGRFTYAEDEYYLYRDHVISTVKGDFSGMKIILDAANGSAYRVAKEVFLALGAEIVIINDAPNGKNINVRCGSTHPEILSKVVMGYEADLGLAYDGDADRLIAVDKNGNIIDGDKIIAVLALGMKDRGELKNNQVVTTVMSNMGFENYLSNKGIHLIRANVGDRYVLEKMKELNVNIGGEQSGHIILSDFGTTGDGVLTSVKLVEAIRDSGKSLDELVGEIVDWPQLLINVRVDNSKKNLWNKNEMIVKFIQEKELEMAGLGRVLVRTSGTEPIVRVMVEGKEMATVDRVAKEIAEVVEKELI, encoded by the coding sequence ATGAGAAAATATTTTGGAACAGATGGAATAAGAGGAGAAGCTAATAAGGAGTTAACTGTAGAGTTAGCGTTAAAATTAGGATATGCGCTAGGGTATACTTTAAAAAAGGAATATCCAGATAAAAAAAGAATTAGAGTAATAATGGGATCTGATACAAGAAGATCAGGATATATGTTAAGATCAGCATTAACAGCTGGATTAAATTCTATGGGAATAAATATAGACTTTGTTGGGGTTATTCCAACTCCTGGAGTTGCTTATTTAACAGAAAAGAGTACAGCAAAAGCTGGAATAATGATATCAGCTTCTCATAACCCAGCAAAAGATAATGGAATAAAAATATTTTGGGAAGATGGATATAAATTACCAGATGAAGTTGAATTAGAAATAGAAAAGCTAATGGATAACGTGGAAGAAATAACTAAAGATCCTATTGCTGGAGATGAAGTTGGAAGATTTACTTATGCAGAAGATGAATACTATCTTTACAGAGATCACGTTATTTCAACAGTAAAAGGTGATTTCTCAGGTATGAAAATTATTCTAGATGCAGCTAATGGATCAGCTTATAGAGTAGCAAAAGAGGTATTTTTAGCTTTAGGAGCAGAGATAGTCATAATAAATGATGCTCCAAACGGTAAAAATATAAATGTTAGATGTGGATCAACACATCCAGAGATATTATCTAAAGTTGTTATGGGATATGAAGCAGATTTAGGATTAGCTTATGATGGAGATGCTGACAGATTAATTGCTGTAGATAAAAATGGAAACATAATTGATGGAGATAAAATTATTGCTGTCTTAGCTCTAGGAATGAAAGATAGAGGAGAATTAAAAAATAATCAAGTTGTAACAACTGTTATGAGTAATATGGGATTTGAAAACTATTTATCAAATAAAGGTATTCATTTAATAAGAGCTAATGTTGGAGATAGATATGTGCTTGAAAAAATGAAAGAACTTAATGTAAATATAGGTGGAGAGCAGTCAGGACATATAATATTATCAGACTTTGGAACAACAGGAGATGGAGTACTAACATCTGTTAAACTGGTAGAAGCTATAAGAGATTCAGGAAAATCACTAGATGAACTAGTAGGAGAAATAGTAGATTGGCCACAACTATTAATAAATGTTAGAGTAGATAATAGTAAAAAAAATCTATGGAATAAAAATGAAATGATAGTTAAGTTTATACAAGAAAAAGAGCTAGAGATGGCAGGTTTAGGAAGAGTATTAGTAAGAACATCTGGAACAGAACCAATAGTAAGAGTAATGGTTGAAGGAAAAGAGATGGCAACAGTGGACAGAGTAGCAAAAGAGATTGCTGAAGTTGTTGAAAAAGAGTTAATTTAG
- a CDS encoding class I SAM-dependent DNA methyltransferase, translating to MYYKNFSKVYDKFMQHCDYDQWANLIKDKIKESGVEGKKLLDLGCGTGETLLRLKDDFDCSGLDLSADMLTIANKKLKNKNVKLFLGDMREFSTGETYDIIVSLFDTVNHLTSLEDLDDLMNSIYSNLNPGGIYIFDVINREFMDKMFPGGVYYDDRKDMTIIWEHFRDEDLDIVEAVYFVKNRAGHYEKLKELYEKRIFEEFEIRKIIEKNNLNLLSIGKNDRIAGERFFYMVKK from the coding sequence ATGTATTATAAAAATTTTTCAAAAGTTTATGATAAGTTTATGCAACATTGCGATTATGATCAGTGGGCTAATTTAATAAAGGATAAAATTAAAGAATCTGGTGTTGAAGGTAAAAAGTTATTAGATTTAGGATGTGGAACAGGAGAAACCCTTCTTAGATTAAAAGATGATTTTGATTGTTCAGGATTAGATTTATCAGCAGATATGCTAACAATAGCTAATAAAAAATTAAAAAATAAAAATGTTAAATTATTTTTAGGAGATATGAGAGAGTTTAGTACAGGTGAAACTTATGATATAATAGTGTCACTTTTTGATACAGTGAATCATTTAACATCACTTGAAGATCTAGATGACTTAATGAACTCTATTTATTCTAATTTGAATCCAGGTGGGATTTATATTTTTGATGTTATAAATAGAGAGTTTATGGATAAAATGTTTCCAGGTGGAGTGTATTATGACGATAGAAAAGATATGACGATTATTTGGGAGCATTTTAGAGATGAAGACTTAGATATTGTTGAAGCAGTATACTTTGTAAAAAATAGAGCAGGACACTATGAAAAACTAAAAGAACTATATGAAAAGAGAATATTTGAAGAGTTCGAAATTAGAAAAATTATTGAAAAAAATAATTTAAACTTGTTAAGTATTGGTAAAAATGATAGAATAGCAGGGGAAAGATTTTTTTACATGGTAAAAAAATAA
- a CDS encoding AtpZ/AtpI family protein, translating into MHYFSLLGFLGFVIVGNIGVFILIYKLIEKYFFKSTPLFIFFVIVGVFSAFYNAYKLIMKK; encoded by the coding sequence ATGCATTATTTTTCACTACTTGGATTTTTAGGATTTGTAATAGTTGGGAATATAGGCGTTTTTATTCTTATATACAAGTTAATAGAAAAATATTTTTTTAAAAGCACACCATTATTTATTTTTTTCGTTATAGTAGGTGTATTTAGTGCATTTTATAACGCTTATAAATTGATAATGAAAAAATAA
- a CDS encoding ATP synthase subunit I: MDELKKIIKRGIITALIVLIYGVLSGNKYVYIGMFSGAILSVVGFYMICLDAKASLASNSPFKVGVIGYLKRYFLYGIFLALATKFYGFPMLVSGVIGLLNIKINILAITLFNNIKKFKSKYLK, translated from the coding sequence ATGGATGAGTTAAAAAAAATAATAAAACGTGGAATTATAACTGCACTGATAGTTTTAATATACGGAGTTTTATCAGGAAATAAATACGTTTATATAGGTATGTTTTCGGGAGCAATTTTATCAGTAGTTGGGTTTTATATGATATGTCTTGATGCAAAAGCAAGTTTAGCTTCAAACTCTCCATTTAAAGTTGGAGTAATAGGATATTTGAAAAGATATTTTTTATACGGGATATTTCTAGCACTGGCTACAAAATTTTATGGTTTTCCAATGTTAGTTAGTGGAGTTATAGGATTGTTAAATATTAAAATTAATATTTTAGCTATAACTTTATTTAACAATATAAAAAAGTTTAAATCTAAGTATTTAAAATAA
- the atpB gene encoding F0F1 ATP synthase subunit A, producing MRIGPIEFITPPLVEGPAVMFYVPLPHFLHQIPFSMEYADGKFGLPVTITVISTWFVILVLTLLFKMGTKKLEMIPGRAQVAAESVYDFLHGIIHQMLGGWTAKYFSYLATLFLFILGCNLLMFAPIPWGSFEDGVFAIAPAFRAPTADLNTTVGLAMLTTATFLGTSIKLNGILGYFKGLLEPMPFMLPINLVGELAKPTNISIRLFGNMFAGMVIMGLIYKAAPMVIPAPLHLYFDIFSGVVQSFVFLMLSMVYIQGSLGDAECPDDK from the coding sequence ATGAGAATAGGACCAATAGAGTTTATTACCCCACCATTAGTAGAAGGACCTGCAGTAATGTTTTACGTACCATTACCACACTTTTTACACCAGATTCCATTTTCTATGGAGTATGCTGATGGAAAGTTTGGATTACCAGTTACAATAACTGTAATAAGTACATGGTTTGTAATATTAGTGTTAACACTTTTATTTAAAATGGGAACAAAAAAATTAGAGATGATTCCAGGAAGGGCACAAGTTGCTGCTGAATCAGTTTACGATTTTCTACATGGTATTATTCATCAAATGTTAGGAGGATGGACAGCAAAGTATTTCTCATACCTAGCTACATTATTTTTATTTATACTAGGATGTAACTTACTTATGTTTGCACCAATTCCTTGGGGAAGCTTCGAAGATGGAGTGTTTGCTATAGCACCTGCATTTAGAGCACCGACAGCAGATCTTAATACAACAGTTGGATTAGCAATGTTAACTACTGCTACATTCTTAGGAACTAGCATAAAATTAAATGGTATACTAGGATATTTCAAAGGATTACTAGAACCAATGCCGTTTATGTTACCTATTAATCTAGTAGGAGAACTAGCAAAACCAACAAATATTTCTATACGTTTGTTTGGAAATATGTTTGCGGGAATGGTAATAATGGGGCTTATTTATAAAGCAGCACCAATGGTTATTCCAGCACCGTTACATCTTTATTTTGATATATTTAGTGGAGTAGTACAAAGTTTTGTATTCTTAATGCTAAGTATGGTATATATTCAAGGTTCATTAGGGGATGCAGAGTGTCCCGATGATAAATAA
- the atpE gene encoding ATP synthase F0 subunit C, translated as MDLMLAKTIVLAASAVGAGCGMIAGIGPGVGQGYAAGKAVEAVARQPEAKGDIISTMVLGQAVSESTGIYSLVIALILLYANPFVGMLG; from the coding sequence ATGGATTTAATGTTAGCAAAAACTATAGTATTAGCAGCATCAGCAGTAGGAGCAGGATGTGGAATGATCGCAGGTATAGGACCAGGAGTTGGACAAGGATACGCAGCTGGTAAAGCAGTTGAGGCAGTAGCTAGACAACCAGAAGCTAAAGGAGATATCATTTCTACAATGGTACTTGGACAAGCGGTATCAGAGTCAACAGGTATCTATTCATTAGTAATTGCACTAATCTTATTATACGCTAACCCATTCGTAGGAATGTTAGGATAA
- the atpF gene encoding F0F1 ATP synthase subunit B: protein MAPTNMPAVSIDINMFWQIINFFILVFIFNKYFKAPLMKLMDTRKEKIAAEFSEAQKNNEDAALKNKEAQKILKDAKDEATKIVQLAEKKADERKEIIISEATVQRDKMLKSAELEIQKMKHAAKKELEVEMNQLAVTLAEKIIKENLNSDLEAALADKFIDEVGGVK, encoded by the coding sequence TTGGCACCAACAAATATGCCTGCAGTATCGATAGATATTAACATGTTTTGGCAAATAATAAACTTCTTCATTTTAGTGTTTATATTTAATAAATACTTTAAAGCTCCATTAATGAAGTTAATGGACACAAGAAAAGAGAAGATTGCAGCTGAATTCTCAGAAGCTCAAAAGAACAACGAGGATGCTGCATTAAAAAATAAAGAAGCTCAAAAAATATTAAAAGATGCTAAAGATGAAGCTACAAAAATAGTTCAATTAGCAGAGAAAAAAGCTGATGAAAGAAAAGAGATTATCATTTCTGAAGCGACTGTTCAAAGAGACAAAATGCTTAAATCAGCAGAGCTAGAAATTCAAAAGATGAAACATGCAGCTAAGAAAGAGCTAGAGGTTGAAATGAACCAATTAGCAGTAACATTAGCTGAGAAGATAATAAAAGAGAATTTAAACTCTGATTTAGAAGCTGCCCTAGCTGACAAATTTATAGATGAGGTAGGGGGAGTAAAATGA
- the atpH gene encoding ATP synthase F1 subunit delta — protein MIGNQIGKRYAEAIYEVAVQKNEVKSIYDVLNATMELYKTDVDFRNFITHPLIKESEKKETLKKIFSDSNEGVEILFYILEKGRIAQIREIVAEYVKLDYAKNQILDVEATFAVALSDEQKEKLSKNLENKTGKKIKLVVNVDKSLIGGGIIKIGDEVTDGSIRRQLETLTQK, from the coding sequence ATGATAGGAAACCAAATTGGTAAAAGATATGCAGAAGCAATATATGAAGTTGCTGTGCAAAAAAATGAAGTTAAATCAATATATGATGTATTAAATGCGACTATGGAGCTTTATAAAACAGATGTTGATTTTAGAAACTTTATAACTCATCCTCTAATTAAAGAGAGTGAGAAAAAAGAAACTTTAAAGAAAATTTTCTCAGACTCTAATGAAGGAGTAGAAATTCTTTTCTATATTTTAGAAAAAGGAAGAATTGCACAAATTAGAGAGATTGTAGCAGAGTATGTTAAGTTAGATTATGCAAAAAATCAAATTTTAGATGTGGAAGCTACATTTGCAGTTGCTTTAAGCGATGAGCAAAAAGAGAAACTTTCTAAAAATCTTGAAAATAAAACAGGTAAAAAGATAAAGCTAGTAGTTAATGTGGATAAATCTCTAATAGGTGGAGGAATTATCAAAATAGGTGATGAGGTAACAGACGGAAGTATCCGTAGACAATTAGAAACTCTAACACAAAAATAA